Proteins from a genomic interval of Sulfurospirillum oryzae:
- the hypA gene encoding hydrogenase maturation nickel metallochaperone HypA produces MHEFSIVNALLEMCEKNAREHEAKKVTKVEIKVGKLSGVEPHLLETAFDTFKEETVCDGAEFVMHVQDIVIRCQSCQNEAELSKNEFCCPKCMSTDVSVIDGEEMYLMRLEME; encoded by the coding sequence ATGCATGAATTTTCGATCGTCAATGCACTCTTAGAAATGTGCGAGAAGAATGCCAGAGAGCATGAAGCCAAAAAAGTGACTAAAGTTGAGATAAAAGTGGGAAAACTGAGCGGTGTTGAACCTCATCTTTTGGAAACAGCTTTTGATACCTTTAAAGAAGAAACGGTATGCGATGGAGCAGAATTTGTCATGCATGTTCAAGATATTGTCATCCGTTGTCAGAGCTGTCAGAATGAAGCTGAACTTAGCAAAAATGAATTTTGCTGTCCTAAATGTATGAGCACAGATGTCTCGGTGATTGATGGTGAAGAGATGTATTTAATGCGTCTGGAAATGGAGTAA
- the hypD gene encoding hydrogenase formation protein HypD, whose protein sequence is MSEVEVDLIEGFRNPEHMKALAALIKKECTSKINIMEVCGGHTHTIMKFGLSQILPDFIEFVHGPGCPVCIMPKERIDHAIALASMPNTILATLGDMIRVPGSKTSLQKLRAEGKDIRSLYSPLDVIKIAKENPDKNVVFFAIGFETTTPMSAVLVQQAIEQNLSNIFFHINHVTVPEAVDAIMSGGDAKIDAFLGPSHVSVITGFKIYEPIAETYHTPVVVSGFEPTDVMESVLRIVRQMNEGKSVVENEYARAVSREGNLKAQELVDTYFEQREHFRWRGIGDIPMSALKLRPKFSAFDAEIVFDEILPKTELNDHKMCICGDILKGKAKPFDCKVFGKACTPSNPMGSCMVSSEGACAAYFKYGKLNLKGAKA, encoded by the coding sequence ATGTCTGAAGTTGAAGTGGATCTCATTGAAGGATTTCGTAACCCTGAACACATGAAAGCCTTAGCGGCACTCATTAAAAAAGAGTGTACGTCAAAGATTAACATTATGGAAGTCTGTGGTGGACATACGCATACGATTATGAAGTTTGGGCTTTCTCAAATTTTGCCTGATTTCATTGAGTTTGTGCACGGCCCTGGTTGTCCTGTGTGCATCATGCCTAAAGAGCGCATCGATCACGCTATCGCTTTGGCTTCTATGCCAAATACGATTCTTGCGACTCTTGGTGATATGATCCGCGTTCCTGGAAGCAAAACTTCTTTGCAAAAGCTTCGCGCTGAGGGGAAAGATATACGCTCTTTATATTCACCGCTTGATGTGATTAAAATTGCTAAAGAAAACCCCGATAAAAATGTTGTCTTTTTCGCCATTGGTTTTGAGACAACAACACCAATGAGTGCTGTTTTAGTGCAGCAAGCTATCGAGCAAAACCTGAGCAACATTTTCTTTCATATAAACCATGTTACCGTACCTGAGGCGGTAGATGCCATTATGAGTGGTGGAGATGCTAAGATTGATGCTTTTTTAGGACCTTCGCATGTAAGTGTTATCACGGGTTTTAAAATTTATGAGCCAATTGCAGAAACGTACCATACGCCTGTGGTGGTTTCAGGTTTCGAGCCAACCGATGTTATGGAGTCTGTTTTGCGTATTGTTCGTCAAATGAATGAGGGCAAAAGTGTTGTAGAAAATGAGTATGCAAGAGCGGTTTCTCGTGAGGGAAATCTTAAGGCTCAAGAGCTTGTTGACACTTACTTTGAACAAAGAGAGCATTTTAGATGGCGTGGTATTGGGGATATTCCTATGAGTGCTCTAAAACTAAGACCTAAATTTTCTGCTTTTGATGCTGAAATTGTTTTTGATGAAATCTTGCCTAAAACAGAGTTGAATGACCATAAAATGTGTATTTGTGGTGACATCCTAAAAGGTAAGGCCAAACCCTTTGACTGTAAAGTTTTTGGAAAAGCCTGCACACCTAGCAATCCAATGGGATCGTGTATGGTTTCGAGTGAAGGCGCTTGTGCTGCGTACTTCAAATACGGTAAATTGAACCTCAAAGGAGCGAAAGCGTGA
- a CDS encoding GNAT family N-acetyltransferase: protein MLDVLRRATIEDLPEIIKIYNEAIKDGISTADSKIVTVEDKLEWFHAHDALRPILVKEYHGRIIAWISLQPFYANLFAYRHSARINIYIDKNFQGKKLGQQFLSEAIEQAKGYEIKTLLALIFSENTPSLKLFKKLGFKEWGNLNRVANIEGVDKDLLVLGLRIQE, encoded by the coding sequence ATGTTAGATGTGCTAAGACGTGCAACCATTGAGGATTTGCCAGAAATTATTAAAATTTATAATGAAGCAATCAAGGATGGTATCTCCACTGCTGATAGTAAAATCGTCACAGTAGAAGATAAATTAGAATGGTTTCATGCACATGATGCATTGCGCCCAATACTTGTCAAAGAGTATCATGGACGTATTATTGCTTGGATCAGTTTGCAACCTTTTTATGCAAACCTTTTTGCTTATCGCCATAGCGCTCGTATTAATATTTACATCGATAAAAACTTTCAAGGCAAAAAGCTAGGACAGCAGTTTTTAAGTGAAGCGATAGAACAAGCCAAAGGCTATGAAATTAAAACACTTTTAGCTCTTATATTTTCTGAAAATACACCCAGTTTGAAACTCTTTAAAAAATTGGGTTTCAAAGAGTGGGGTAATCTTAACCGTGTTGCTAACATCGAAGGTGTCGATAAAGACCTTTTGGTGCTAGGACTTCGTATTCAAGAATAA
- the hypF gene encoding carbamoyltransferase HypF, with the protein MICKSRLSYHIEGIVQGVGFRPFVYTIASRYTLHGFVLNNPKGVLIEVEGFQESLDAFEQALFKELPPLARIDFWQKNILTCKDDLSFEIRHSDEASTKSSLVLPDMSICDDCLKELHDPTNRRYHYFFTNCTNCGPRYSIIKTVPYDRPYTSMQPFVMCEACQSEYTNPLNRRYHAQPISCSKCGPTLFLRSINGELLGTNEEAIVKLADLINAGHIVALKGMGGFHLICDATSDAVVAHLRERKHRPSKPFAVMFKNLEAIKEECILSAQEEEGIRSLLRPIVLVKRHTKASKISSLIAPHIDRLGVFLPYTPLHVILFEYLKNPIVATSANRSGEPIISEATVLEQKLNDVVEYYLDYNREIVNSSDDSVLQYIGDKTLLMRSSRGIAPKSFRIDSTDERKILAVGAHQKNAIAIYLNHQIIVSPYIGDLDNIASNELFEKMIENFARFYDFTPDLIVGDLHPNYVSTQWAKKQNIPFVQVQHHYAHILSVMCEHKLKEKVLGIAWDGTGYGDDGTIWGGEFLVCDQSGYERVASFEPFALLGGDASIKEIKRILASLLWDTLGDKADIHLLDYFDAKSLKLLKQIYTKKINSPLCSSVGRLFDAVAVLCGMEGNVSYDGESGLLIEALYDASITEHYAVEIDEKIIHSKSMFIQMLQDQEPRMIASKFINTLVHIVLHLSSHYTYPVMLTGGVFQNRTLMEQILKNITHDLYFPLQLPTNDGGICVGQLYKVIAT; encoded by the coding sequence TTGATCTGTAAATCACGCCTTAGTTATCACATTGAAGGTATTGTCCAAGGGGTTGGTTTTCGCCCCTTTGTCTATACCATAGCCTCACGTTACACACTGCATGGTTTTGTACTCAACAATCCAAAAGGTGTGCTTATAGAGGTAGAAGGATTTCAAGAGAGCCTTGATGCGTTTGAACAGGCTTTGTTTAAAGAACTTCCTCCACTTGCACGCATTGATTTTTGGCAAAAAAATATCCTTACATGTAAAGATGATCTGAGTTTTGAAATTCGTCATAGTGATGAAGCAAGTACGAAATCTTCCCTTGTTTTGCCAGATATGTCCATTTGTGATGACTGTCTTAAAGAGTTGCATGATCCTACCAATCGCCGTTATCACTATTTTTTTACCAACTGTACCAACTGCGGTCCACGCTATTCCATCATCAAAACTGTTCCTTATGATCGTCCATACACTTCAATGCAACCCTTTGTAATGTGTGAAGCGTGCCAAAGTGAATACACAAACCCGCTCAATCGCCGCTATCATGCGCAACCCATTAGTTGTTCTAAATGCGGTCCAACACTTTTTCTGCGCAGCATAAATGGAGAACTCCTTGGAACGAATGAAGAGGCGATTGTTAAATTAGCGGATTTGATTAATGCTGGGCACATCGTTGCACTCAAAGGTATGGGAGGGTTTCATCTTATCTGTGACGCGACGAGTGATGCGGTGGTGGCACACTTGAGAGAGCGTAAGCATCGTCCTTCCAAACCGTTTGCTGTTATGTTTAAAAATCTTGAAGCGATCAAAGAAGAGTGTATACTCAGTGCTCAAGAAGAAGAGGGTATTCGCTCACTGCTTCGTCCGATTGTTCTTGTAAAACGTCACACAAAAGCTTCTAAAATCAGCTCACTGATAGCCCCTCACATCGATCGGCTCGGTGTTTTTTTACCCTATACCCCTTTACATGTCATTCTTTTTGAATATCTCAAAAACCCTATCGTGGCGACCAGTGCCAATCGCTCGGGCGAGCCTATTATCAGCGAAGCAACTGTTTTAGAACAAAAGCTCAATGATGTGGTGGAGTATTATCTTGATTACAACCGTGAAATAGTCAATTCCAGTGACGATAGTGTTTTACAGTACATTGGTGATAAAACACTTTTGATGCGATCTTCGCGTGGTATTGCACCGAAGAGTTTTCGCATTGATTCAACGGATGAGCGAAAAATCTTAGCCGTAGGCGCACACCAAAAAAACGCGATTGCTATTTATTTAAATCATCAGATTATTGTGAGTCCTTATATCGGTGATTTGGATAATATCGCCTCAAATGAACTGTTTGAAAAGATGATAGAAAATTTTGCTCGCTTTTATGATTTTACGCCCGATCTTATCGTTGGCGATCTACATCCCAATTATGTTTCAACACAGTGGGCAAAAAAGCAAAATATCCCTTTTGTACAGGTGCAGCATCACTATGCGCATATTCTCTCTGTCATGTGTGAGCATAAGCTCAAAGAAAAAGTATTGGGTATCGCATGGGATGGTACGGGGTATGGTGATGATGGAACCATCTGGGGTGGTGAGTTTTTAGTGTGCGATCAAAGTGGTTATGAGCGTGTTGCGTCGTTTGAGCCATTTGCTCTTTTAGGTGGCGATGCGAGTATTAAAGAGATCAAGCGTATTTTAGCTTCTCTTTTGTGGGATACTTTAGGTGATAAAGCAGATATTCACCTTTTAGACTATTTTGATGCGAAATCACTCAAACTTCTCAAACAAATTTACACCAAAAAGATTAATTCACCTTTGTGCTCATCGGTGGGCAGGCTCTTTGATGCTGTTGCCGTTTTGTGTGGCATGGAGGGAAATGTGAGTTATGATGGAGAAAGTGGCTTGCTTATCGAGGCTTTGTATGATGCTTCGATTACAGAGCATTACGCTGTTGAAATCGACGAAAAAATAATTCACTCTAAGTCAATGTTCATCCAAATGCTTCAAGATCAAGAACCACGCATGATTGCTTCTAAATTTATTAACACACTTGTCCATATTGTTCTGCATCTATCTTCACACTATACGTATCCTGTGATGCTAACCGGTGGGGTATTTCAAAATCGTACCCTGATGGAGCAAATACTGAAAAATATCACGCATGACCTCTATTTTCCGCTACAATTACCGACCAATGATGGCGGAATTTGTGTTGGTCAACTCTACAAAGTCATTGCAACGTAA
- a CDS encoding HypC/HybG/HupF family hydrogenase formation chaperone, with the protein MCLSIPSRVVEIDENNYATVDTMGVKRKVTLDLIAEEVNVGDYVLIHVGFAMNKISKEHAEDSIAAYNEIAEAMRDGEISDEEGNSNYV; encoded by the coding sequence ATGTGTTTATCTATTCCCTCTCGTGTCGTTGAAATCGACGAAAATAACTATGCAACGGTAGATACTATGGGTGTTAAGCGTAAAGTGACGCTTGACTTGATAGCTGAAGAGGTAAATGTTGGTGATTATGTCCTGATTCATGTAGGATTTGCCATGAATAAGATCAGTAAAGAACATGCAGAAGATAGCATTGCTGCTTACAATGAAATAGCAGAAGCGATGCGCGATGGTGAGATTAGCGACGAAGAAGGAAATAGTAACTATGTCTGA
- the hypE gene encoding hydrogenase expression/formation protein HypE, producing the protein MSQKKILLSHGGGGEETQNLIKDLFFKHFDNDILLRMEDAASLVMNDHKIAFTTDSFVVSPLFFKGGNIGKLAIAGTVNDLSMMGAKPRYMTCSFMIEEGFLYSHLEEIVITMRDEMAKSGVKIVAGDTKVVPKGGVDGLFINTSGIGEIMCEDISAHNLENDDVIIVSNEVGNHGACILATREEIELESNLQTDCTSLWKPVEALIDAGVKIHALRDATRGGLSAVLNEWAVTSHVCIEVDEAKIPVAKEVRGVCELLGFEPYEFANEGTMVIALPQSEVEKAVEVLKGFDETAKVAIIGKVSDLYRDKVILHTPWGSERFLEPPKGELLPRIC; encoded by the coding sequence GTGAGCCAAAAAAAGATACTTCTCTCTCACGGAGGTGGTGGAGAAGAGACTCAAAACCTTATCAAAGACCTGTTTTTTAAACATTTTGACAATGACATATTGCTACGCATGGAAGATGCAGCAAGTCTTGTGATGAATGACCATAAAATCGCTTTTACAACCGACTCTTTTGTCGTTTCACCGCTCTTCTTTAAAGGCGGTAACATTGGAAAACTTGCCATTGCTGGAACAGTAAATGACCTCTCCATGATGGGCGCGAAACCTCGTTATATGACCTGTTCGTTTATGATCGAAGAGGGCTTTTTGTATTCTCATCTTGAAGAGATTGTTATAACCATGCGCGATGAAATGGCTAAAAGCGGCGTGAAGATTGTTGCAGGTGACACCAAAGTCGTTCCAAAAGGTGGAGTTGATGGACTGTTTATCAACACCTCTGGTATTGGTGAAATTATGTGTGAGGACATCTCAGCACACAATTTAGAAAACGATGATGTCATCATTGTTTCCAATGAAGTGGGAAATCATGGTGCCTGCATCTTAGCAACACGCGAAGAGATAGAGCTAGAGAGTAACCTTCAAACAGACTGTACAAGTTTATGGAAGCCGGTAGAAGCACTTATCGACGCTGGTGTGAAGATTCATGCCCTAAGAGATGCAACCAGAGGAGGGCTTAGTGCCGTACTCAATGAATGGGCTGTCACATCGCACGTTTGTATTGAAGTTGATGAAGCTAAAATTCCTGTTGCCAAAGAGGTCAGAGGTGTGTGCGAGCTTTTAGGATTTGAACCTTATGAGTTTGCAAATGAGGGTACTATGGTCATAGCACTCCCTCAAAGTGAAGTCGAAAAAGCCGTTGAAGTGCTCAAAGGATTTGATGAAACAGCTAAAGTTGCTATTATTGGAAAAGTCAGCGACCTGTACAGGGATAAAGTCATTCTTCATACACCTTGGGGATCAGAACGCTTTTTAGAGCCACCTAAAGGTGAGCTTTTGCCAAGAATTTGCTAA
- a CDS encoding HAD family hydrolase — MRKDASIIFDMDGTLIDSSAAMTHSVNYVRQNLGLEPIGQKYLEYHINQPDQHLPKIFYNTEEYDPAHRALFKEHYMHFSPSMISLYPDVKEMLQVLSQKAYLAIATNASDFFARHMLEQMGIIEYFSAIVGANNVAEPKPSPLMVYRLMEELGSVPEKTILVGDSIKDERAAANAGINFVFALWGYGTSETAELRAHNIHELVGLLNTII, encoded by the coding sequence ATGCGAAAAGACGCCTCAATTATTTTTGATATGGATGGAACTTTAATTGACTCTAGTGCGGCTATGACGCACAGTGTCAATTATGTACGTCAAAATTTGGGATTAGAGCCTATTGGTCAGAAGTACTTAGAGTATCATATCAATCAGCCAGACCAGCATCTTCCAAAAATCTTTTACAACACAGAAGAGTATGACCCTGCACACCGCGCTTTGTTTAAAGAACATTATATGCACTTTTCCCCAAGTATGATCTCACTTTATCCTGATGTAAAAGAGATGTTGCAAGTACTGAGTCAAAAAGCTTATTTGGCTATTGCGACCAATGCGAGTGATTTTTTTGCGCGCCACATGTTAGAGCAGATGGGCATAATAGAGTATTTTTCTGCTATTGTAGGGGCTAATAATGTCGCCGAGCCAAAGCCAAGCCCGTTAATGGTCTATCGCTTGATGGAAGAGCTTGGAAGTGTGCCAGAAAAGACAATCTTGGTTGGAGATAGCATTAAAGATGAACGTGCTGCCGCCAATGCGGGGATTAACTTCGTTTTCGCTCTATGGGGCTATGGAACAAGTGAAACAGCAGAACTTCGCGCTCATAATATCCACGAACTTGTAGGACTGCTTAACACGATTATTTGA
- the hypB gene encoding hydrogenase nickel incorporation protein HypB, with protein sequence MCKDCGCSITPTQWSAHAHEHSHDGHTHSHSHDHDDHTHHEHPHAHDHDHHDHRKHEEIHANPQLNDKKTIAVITKILDANDTQASHNRAHFEEHGVLAINLMSSPGSGKTTLLEATIDTKQIKLGVIEGDLETNQDADRIIAKGAPAHQISTGQACHLDAFMVHEGLHHLPIDGLDVVFIENVGNLVCPASYDVGSHLNVVLLSVPEGDDKPAKYPVMFRSADLFLITKCDLLPYFDFSVEKAIREARKLNPKVDVIEIDSKSGKGIDQWINYLKMKKALR encoded by the coding sequence ATGTGTAAAGATTGCGGTTGTTCAATCACTCCTACCCAATGGTCTGCGCACGCGCACGAACACTCTCACGATGGTCATACGCATAGCCATTCACACGATCACGACGATCATACCCATCATGAGCATCCTCATGCCCATGACCACGATCACCATGATCATCGAAAACATGAAGAAATCCATGCCAACCCTCAACTTAACGATAAAAAAACCATAGCGGTTATTACCAAAATTTTGGATGCCAATGATACGCAAGCATCGCACAACAGAGCTCATTTTGAGGAGCATGGTGTTCTTGCCATCAACCTTATGAGTAGCCCAGGTAGTGGAAAAACCACGCTTTTAGAAGCGACCATTGATACCAAGCAGATTAAGCTCGGTGTCATCGAAGGTGATCTTGAAACCAACCAAGACGCGGATCGCATCATTGCCAAAGGTGCTCCGGCGCATCAAATCTCAACAGGTCAAGCGTGCCATTTGGATGCTTTTATGGTGCATGAAGGACTTCACCATTTGCCGATTGATGGGCTTGATGTTGTTTTCATCGAAAACGTGGGCAATCTTGTCTGTCCCGCGAGTTACGATGTAGGGTCACACCTAAATGTTGTACTTCTCTCTGTACCAGAGGGTGATGATAAACCAGCCAAATACCCTGTTATGTTTAGAAGTGCTGACTTGTTCCTCATCACCAAATGTGACTTGTTACCATACTTTGATTTTAGTGTTGAAAAAGCCATCCGTGAGGCTAGAAAACTCAATCCAAAAGTTGATGTTATTGAAATTGACAGCAAGTCTGGAAAAGGGATTGATCAGTGGATCAATTACCTAAAAATGAAAAAAGCATTGAGGTAA
- a CDS encoding YhdP family protein, whose protein sequence is MIIKATSHTIRNIWILLLFIVLSVVALIGTLVNGISIDNLTLPTIKIDQLYIKLDKKLIVNIQTLEIKKDTQNDTSLEESTTIIKNFPYLNQFFSHIVIQNMIYNNETFKLDYEGETFKLESNHLNVNLIITPFDKWSLDLEIQEAYLKDYALHVKGKTHIDLKAKTYSFEGEFETFGLKGIAIFDLKDKLLTYHLQSETFTNKELTDLMNFIVTQVELDPIAKDWIDKNIVGQEYILHYFEGQFNIETFDYFPLKMHGQATVKDAIVSFEPSVPPAHVNEIGIEFKNDTLLFDVREPTYEKKTVDKADVYIYNLIGKGTGIVVDLTATSKLDEPIHKILHAFKIDVPITQTSGKTDAKVRLDIRFLPFDINATGKFKLSPSEFTLSGVPMSTKAGEVRLDNFAITLDHANLRYKNLFDINATGIFDAKKSRFDGFIDINSLLLDFSGTKLLKIANLVDQNASFAIENTTTKMLLPNLDTAIIFEKDNNQFIVNDLSKIASYSPFMKDASLTQGAVTVLTKDFENFDAKINLQNVTTPLLDNREPVRDFEIALTTNTQTLDASTTNNKLSIHFDKDITLHVKDLNISIPQGDDPLDIPIKTTIFGENSSLIDMDNNRTVLSERYTLTLYKDRAHLNSKRGQSSFEYEEKKGSYGIQASALDAEAANALLNRHYFYQGDFSLSIEGKDSHTMQGTFIMRKTFIKDLKFFNNLMATINAIPSLLVFNDPNFNTEGYFVDNGYVEFNQTKEAMHIKEVQLRGKSADIMGAGMVNLTNSTLDLKLQIKTLKTFSSAIDMIPLVGGIILGEDKRIATNVDVIGSTTDPKIETHLIMDTLKTPVNIIKRTLELPLELFK, encoded by the coding sequence ATGATTATTAAAGCAACATCACACACCATTAGGAATATCTGGATACTTTTATTATTCATAGTTCTTTCTGTCGTAGCATTAATTGGTACCTTAGTAAATGGCATTTCGATCGATAATTTAACATTACCGACGATAAAAATTGATCAATTATATATAAAACTAGATAAAAAATTGATTGTGAACATCCAAACGCTTGAAATCAAGAAGGATACACAAAACGATACCTCTCTTGAAGAGAGTACGACTATCATCAAAAATTTTCCTTATCTCAACCAATTTTTCAGCCATATTGTGATCCAAAATATGATCTACAATAACGAAACATTTAAACTCGATTATGAGGGTGAGACATTTAAACTCGAAAGCAATCATCTTAATGTCAATCTCATCATAACTCCCTTTGATAAGTGGAGTCTAGATCTTGAGATTCAAGAGGCGTATCTTAAAGATTATGCTTTACATGTAAAGGGTAAAACCCACATTGACCTTAAAGCCAAAACATACTCCTTTGAAGGTGAATTTGAAACATTTGGTCTTAAAGGTATTGCTATTTTCGACCTTAAAGATAAACTTTTAACCTACCATCTGCAAAGTGAAACCTTTACCAACAAAGAACTCACAGACCTTATGAACTTCATCGTGACGCAAGTGGAACTTGATCCAATTGCTAAGGATTGGATTGATAAAAACATTGTCGGGCAAGAGTACATTTTGCACTATTTTGAAGGTCAATTTAACATTGAAACCTTTGACTATTTTCCTCTTAAAATGCACGGTCAAGCTACCGTTAAAGATGCCATTGTAAGTTTTGAGCCTAGTGTTCCTCCTGCCCATGTTAACGAGATAGGCATAGAGTTTAAAAATGACACACTTCTCTTTGATGTTAGAGAGCCAACGTATGAAAAGAAAACTGTGGATAAAGCCGATGTGTATATCTATAATCTTATCGGTAAAGGAACAGGCATTGTTGTTGATCTTACGGCGACATCGAAGCTTGATGAACCAATACATAAAATTTTACATGCTTTTAAAATTGATGTTCCCATTACTCAAACGTCTGGTAAGACCGATGCTAAAGTGAGACTTGATATACGTTTTCTGCCTTTTGACATCAATGCTACAGGGAAATTTAAACTCTCACCCAGCGAATTTACTTTAAGTGGCGTACCTATGTCCACCAAAGCGGGTGAAGTAAGACTGGATAACTTTGCGATCACCCTAGATCACGCCAATCTTCGCTATAAGAATCTTTTTGATATTAATGCCACAGGTATTTTTGATGCGAAAAAAAGTCGTTTTGATGGCTTTATTGACATTAATTCTCTTCTTCTTGACTTTAGTGGAACAAAACTTTTAAAAATTGCTAATCTAGTCGATCAAAATGCTTCGTTTGCCATTGAAAACACGACGACTAAAATGCTTTTACCAAACCTTGACACTGCAATTATATTTGAAAAAGACAACAATCAATTTATCGTAAATGACCTTTCCAAAATAGCGTCCTATTCACCATTCATGAAAGATGCTTCTTTAACGCAAGGCGCTGTTACGGTTTTAACCAAAGACTTTGAAAATTTTGATGCTAAAATTAATTTACAAAATGTTACTACACCCCTTTTAGATAACCGTGAACCAGTGCGTGACTTTGAAATTGCACTCACGACCAATACACAAACACTTGATGCCAGCACAACGAATAACAAACTCTCGATTCATTTTGACAAAGATATTACGTTACATGTAAAAGATCTGAATATTTCGATACCTCAAGGCGATGATCCTTTAGACATACCTATCAAAACAACTATTTTTGGCGAAAACTCTTCTTTGATCGACATGGACAACAATAGAACGGTGCTGAGTGAACGCTATACCCTAACACTGTATAAAGATAGGGCTCACCTTAATTCAAAAAGGGGTCAATCTTCTTTTGAGTATGAAGAAAAAAAAGGAAGTTATGGCATTCAAGCAAGCGCACTTGATGCAGAAGCTGCCAATGCACTTCTGAATAGGCACTATTTTTATCAAGGAGATTTTTCACTCAGTATTGAAGGAAAAGATAGCCACACGATGCAAGGTACTTTCATTATGCGTAAAACCTTTATTAAAGACCTTAAATTCTTCAATAACCTTATGGCAACGATCAATGCTATTCCATCCCTACTTGTCTTTAACGATCCTAATTTTAATACAGAGGGCTATTTTGTGGATAATGGTTATGTTGAATTTAACCAAACGAAAGAGGCTATGCATATTAAAGAAGTACAATTACGGGGTAAAAGTGCAGATATTATGGGAGCAGGCATGGTCAATTTAACCAACAGTACACTTGATCTTAAACTTCAAATCAAAACGCTTAAAACTTTTAGTTCCGCAATTGACATGATCCCTTTGGTGGGCGGAATCATCCTTGGTGAAGATAAAAGAATTGCAACTAATGTTGACGTTATAGGCTCTACGACTGACCCAAAAATTGAGACACATCTAATTATGGATACACTCAAGACGCCCGTGAACATCATTAAGCGTACACTAGAATTGCCACTTGAGCTTTTCAAATAA
- the nikR gene encoding nickel-responsive transcriptional regulator NikR produces the protein MDKIIRFSVSLPEKLLEELDKKVDAQGYASRSEFTRDLIREKIVKDDWQDDNSDVIGVLTMIYTHHQNELVQKILEIQHDAKINIMCNTHVHVSHENCLETIMVTGKVSEIKDFAQKIAGLKGVKFSKLVEASIPAS, from the coding sequence ATGGATAAAATTATTCGTTTTAGTGTTTCACTCCCCGAAAAACTTTTAGAAGAACTTGACAAAAAAGTCGATGCTCAAGGGTATGCTTCACGTAGTGAGTTTACCAGAGATCTTATTCGCGAGAAGATCGTAAAAGATGATTGGCAAGATGACAATAGTGATGTTATTGGTGTTTTGACCATGATCTATACGCATCATCAAAATGAGCTTGTGCAGAAGATATTGGAGATTCAACACGATGCAAAAATAAACATTATGTGCAATACGCATGTACATGTAAGTCATGAAAACTGCCTAGAGACCATTATGGTGACAGGAAAAGTATCTGAAATAAAAGACTTTGCACAAAAAATTGCAGGACTTAAAGGGGTTAAATTCTCTAAACTTGTTGAGGCATCAATCCCTGCTTCATAA